GCGATGTCTCGCCCTTCAATCCGGGGAATCCGGGTTTTACAAACCAGCTCATCCGCCGTTTCGGAAACGCCCTCTTTCTTCTCGAACTCAAAGCCGGCGGCGTCGTCCTGGACGCCGGGGCCGGCTATGCCTGGACGAGCGAATGGCTGATGCGATCGGGCTTCGTCCCGATCGGCATCGACATCTGCCGGACCTATCTCGATATCGGCGTCCGCCGCATGCGCGGCCGCATCCCCCACCTGCTTGTCGCCGATGTCGAAAACCTCCCCCTGAAAAGCGGCTGCCTCGACGCCGTGCTGTGTTATGACGCGTTCCACCATGTGCCCGACCGGAAAAGAGCCATGCAACAGTTTTTCCGGGCCATGACCACTCCCGGCCGCGTCGTCCTGGCCGAGCCCGGCGCCGGGCATGAAACCGAGCCGGCCGCCGTCGAGGCCATGCGGCGGTACGGAATTCTCGAAAAAGGGATGTCCCTCCATGACGTCGCCGCGTACTGCCGGGGGATCCCCGGTGCCGTCCCCGAGGAGCATCATATCATCCGGACGATCTCAGGAACGGGCCCCCGAGCCTGCCGGCCCGCCTGGAAAACGATCCTGAAATCCATGCTTTTGGCCGTCATATCCGGACTCGAGTGTCTGGGCGCCAAGGTGCTTCCGGAGAAAATTTCGGCCTCTCTATTCCGGTCGCTGCATTATGCCGACTGCCATTTCTATGTCGTCAAAAAACAAAACAGCGGAAGAGGGAGGAAAGCGGTCATTGTCAGTTCTCAGGCGTTTAGGATAAAATGAATTTCATGATGCGCCCGGCCATTCAATCTCTCCGGGAACTCGCCGATTACCGCGATCTCCTTTACAACCTCACGCTCTCCGAGCTCAAGATCCGCTACCGCGGCTCCCTCCTCGGGTTTCTCTGGACGGTGCTGAATCCCCTCTTCTTTCTTCTCATCCTGGCCTTCGTCTTTTCCCGGATCATCCGTTTCCATGTCGACAACTACACGATTTTTCTCTTCTCAGGGCTCGTCTCCTGGCTCATGGTCCAGCAGACCGTGACCATCGCCACGGCCTCCGTCGTCAACAACCAGCACCTCATCCGCAAAGTCTACATCCCCAAGCTTGTCTTTCCCCTGTCGAGCGTCCTGGCCCGCTACGCCGACCATGCCGTCCTCACGGCCGTGCTTTTTCTCTTCATGGCCCTCTATCGCGCACCCTTCACGCCCTATCTCTTGATTTTACCCTTTGTCATCCTCCTGCACTTCGCTTTCTCGCTCGGCCTGTCCCTCCTCTTCGCCGTGGCCCATATCCGTGTCCGCGACGTCCAGCAGATCGCCGCCGTTCTCTTCCAGGCTCTCTTTTACGCGACTCCCATTCTCTATCCCCTCGAGGCGCTTCCCGAAGGCTTCCGGGCCATCCTGCTCTGGAATC
This genomic stretch from Acidobacteriota bacterium harbors:
- a CDS encoding methyltransferase domain-containing protein, whose amino-acid sequence is MKRGALEYLACPVCLGDLDLRTVARTKDTGDSQSAPPDQESREPEIIDGLLNCLSCGRWYPIRNFLPELLPDHLRDWGRDLDFLRSLEPWVGAESAEFLSLTAAPPARQSSSAQDAGLAWKMSEMTIVERIDDPGFFGPGDVSPFNPGNPGFTNQLIRRFGNALFLLELKAGGVVLDAGAGYAWTSEWLMRSGFVPIGIDICRTYLDIGVRRMRGRIPHLLVADVENLPLKSGCLDAVLCYDAFHHVPDRKRAMQQFFRAMTTPGRVVLAEPGAGHETEPAAVEAMRRYGILEKGMSLHDVAAYCRGIPGAVPEEHHIIRTISGTGPRACRPAWKTILKSMLLAVISGLECLGAKVLPEKISASLFRSLHYADCHFYVVKKQNSGRGRKAVIVSSQAFRIK
- a CDS encoding ABC transporter permease, with the protein product MNFMMRPAIQSLRELADYRDLLYNLTLSELKIRYRGSLLGFLWTVLNPLFFLLILAFVFSRIIRFHVDNYTIFLFSGLVSWLMVQQTVTIATASVVNNQHLIRKVYIPKLVFPLSSVLARYADHAVLTAVLFLFMALYRAPFTPYLLILPFVILLHFAFSLGLSLLFAVAHIRVRDVQQIAAVLFQALFYATPILYPLEALPEGFRAILLWNPAYYFVECLRWPVYRGGFPPADILLTASGLAAAALILGFALFTRKERLFVFHLS